The DNA segment TCAAGACAAACAAGCGATTGTTGCTGAAGTCATCGAAGTAGCCAAAGGCGCGCACTCTGCTGTTATTGCTGACTCTCGTGGCGTAACAGTAGATAAGATGACTGAACTGCGTAAAGCAGGTCGTGAAGCTGGCGTTTACATGCGTGTTGTTCGCAACACCTTGATGCGTCGCATCGTTGAAGGCACTCCTTTCGAATGCCTGAAAGACACGTTTGTTGGTCCAACCTTAGTTGCATTTTCTATGGAACACCCGGGCGCTGCTGCTCGTCTGTTCAAAGATTTCGCGAAAGCGAATGCAAAATTTGAGGTTAAAGCTGCAGCCTTTGAAGGTGAGTTGATTCCAGCGGCCCAGATCGACCGCCTGGCAACTCTGCCAACTTACGAAGAAGCAATCGCACGCCTGATGGCAGCCATGAAAGAAGCCTCTGC comes from the Hafnia alvei genome and includes:
- the rplJ gene encoding 50S ribosomal protein L10, translated to MALNLQDKQAIVAEVIEVAKGAHSAVIADSRGVTVDKMTELRKAGREAGVYMRVVRNTLMRRIVEGTPFECLKDTFVGPTLVAFSMEHPGAAARLFKDFAKANAKFEVKAAAFEGELIPAAQIDRLATLPTYEEAIARLMAAMKEASAGKLVRTLAALRDQKEAA